From the genome of Schaalia dentiphila ATCC 17982, one region includes:
- the rplV gene encoding 50S ribosomal protein L22 — protein sequence MEAKAQARFIRVTPQKSRRVVNEVRGKRVLEAADILRFAPQAVATDVRKVLLSAVANSKVKAENAGETFNEADLLVLEAYVDEGPTMKRIRPRAQGRAGRILKRTSHITIVVGTKEDKKKGDR from the coding sequence ATGGAAGCCAAGGCGCAGGCGCGATTCATCCGCGTCACGCCCCAGAAGTCCCGCCGTGTTGTGAACGAGGTTCGCGGCAAGCGTGTTCTGGAGGCCGCCGACATTCTGCGGTTCGCCCCGCAGGCCGTCGCCACCGATGTCCGCAAGGTGCTCCTGAGCGCCGTCGCCAACTCGAAGGTCAAGGCTGAGAACGCCGGAGAGACCTTCAACGAGGCCGACCTGCTCGTCCTGGAGGCATACGTGGACGAGGGTCCGACCATGAAGCGCATTCGTCCCCGTGCACAGGGGCGCGCCGGTCGTATCCTGAAGCGCACCTCCCACATCACCATCGTGGTGGGGACCAAGGAAGACAAGAAGAAGGGAGACCGCTGA
- the rpsS gene encoding 30S ribosomal protein S19, with product MPRSLKKGPFVDDHLLKKVDAANESGSKNVIKTWSRRSVITPDFLGLTIAVHDGRKHVPVFVTESMVGHKLGEFAPTRTFRSHDKDDRKGRRR from the coding sequence ATGCCGCGTAGTTTGAAGAAGGGCCCGTTCGTCGACGACCACCTGCTCAAGAAGGTCGACGCCGCGAACGAATCCGGCTCTAAGAACGTCATCAAGACCTGGTCGCGTCGCTCGGTCATTACCCCGGACTTCCTGGGTCTGACCATTGCCGTCCACGACGGCCGTAAGCATGTGCCCGTTTTCGTCACCGAGTCGATGGTGGGCCACAAGCTCGGCGAGTTCGCTCCCACGCGTACTTTCCGCAGCCACGACAAGGACGATCGTAAGGGACGTCGGCGCTGA
- the rplB gene encoding 50S ribosomal protein L2 has protein sequence MGIRKYKPTTPGRRFSSVSDFVEITRDTPEKSLLRPLHKTGGRNNNGRVTSRHRGGGHKRQYRVIDFRRHDKDGVPATVAHIEYDPNRTARIALLHYADGEKRYILAPTGLKQGDQIEAGVGADIKPGNSLQLRNIPLGTVVHAVELYPGGGAKIARSAGTSVQLVAKEGRFAQLRMPSGEIRNVEATCRATIGEVGNAEQSNINWGKAGRMRWKGKRPHVRGVVMNPVDHPHGGGEGRTSGGRHPVSPWGKPEGRTRRPKKASDRMIVRRRKTGKNR, from the coding sequence ATGGGAATTCGCAAGTACAAGCCCACGACCCCGGGCCGTCGCTTCTCGTCCGTCTCTGACTTCGTCGAGATCACCCGCGACACCCCCGAGAAGTCGCTGCTGCGCCCGCTGCACAAGACCGGTGGCCGTAACAACAACGGCCGCGTGACCTCCCGCCACCGCGGCGGCGGCCACAAGCGTCAGTACCGCGTGATCGACTTCCGTCGTCACGACAAGGACGGCGTCCCGGCAACGGTCGCTCACATCGAGTACGACCCCAACCGCACCGCTCGCATCGCCCTCCTGCACTACGCGGATGGCGAGAAGCGCTACATCCTCGCTCCGACCGGCCTCAAGCAGGGCGACCAGATCGAGGCTGGCGTTGGCGCTGACATCAAGCCCGGCAACTCGCTGCAGCTGCGCAACATCCCCCTGGGTACCGTTGTGCACGCCGTTGAGCTCTACCCGGGTGGCGGCGCCAAGATCGCCCGCTCCGCTGGCACCTCCGTGCAGCTCGTCGCTAAGGAAGGCCGCTTCGCCCAGCTGCGTATGCCCTCCGGCGAGATCCGCAACGTCGAGGCCACCTGCCGCGCCACCATCGGCGAGGTCGGCAACGCCGAGCAGTCGAACATCAACTGGGGCAAGGCCGGCCGTATGCGCTGGAAGGGCAAGCGCCCGCACGTCCGTGGTGTCGTTATGAACCCGGTCGATCACCCGCACGGCGGTGGTGAAGGCCGCACGTCCGGTGGTCGTCACCCCGTGTCGCCTTGGGGCAAGCCCGAGGGCCGTACGCGTCGTCCGAAGAAGGCGTCCGATCGCATGATCGTCCGCCGTCGCAAGACCGGCAAGAACCGCTGA
- the rplW gene encoding 50S ribosomal protein L23 has protein sequence MSTIEAGKNPRDIILKPVTTEKSLALMDLGKYTFEVDPRANKTEIKIALERIFGVKIGSIATQNRKGKTYRTRNGIGKRKDVKRAIVTVREGTIDIFGDQA, from the coding sequence GAAGCGGGTAAGAACCCCCGCGACATCATCCTGAAGCCGGTCACCACCGAGAAGTCGCTCGCCCTCATGGACCTGGGCAAGTACACCTTCGAGGTTGACCCCCGCGCGAACAAGACCGAGATCAAGATTGCCCTCGAGCGTATCTTCGGCGTCAAGATCGGTTCCATCGCCACCCAGAACCGCAAGGGCAAGACCTACCGCACCCGCAACGGGATCGGTAAGCGCAAGGACGTCAAGCGTGCCATCGTCACCGTGCGTGAGGGCACCATCGACATCTTCGGCGATCAGGCCTGA